In a genomic window of Brassica rapa cultivar Chiifu-401-42 chromosome A10, CAAS_Brap_v3.01, whole genome shotgun sequence:
- the LOC103845442 gene encoding L-type lectin-domain containing receptor kinase I.7: MIRGSLLGIIWMICCVCTSLQQETTFVYNGFDQGDHRIHLDGGARILPKNDVLQLTNETTTQIGRAFFEQPIEFKPSEPVSFSTHFVCALVRVGDVSGHGMAFFVSHSTDFVGAEPTRFFGLFNANGAASTRVLAVELDISKAPDVLDISDNHVGIDVNSAKSVKAENASYFSDREGRKIDMNLLSGDPIQVWVDYVGTTLNVTIAPLGNQKPSRPLVSSPSINLTEIVKGRRMFVGFSGATGSIMVNQYLLGWSFSKSMGSLQKIDISKLPKVPHPSDKNKSSSTVRNALLGLIAFLVLGLLFGAYMYRRNLYAEVREEWEKEYGPLRYSYKSLYKATNGFSRDEFLGKGGFGEVYKGTLPRNIELREVAVKKVSHEGEHGMKQFVSEIVCMRSLKHRSLVPLLGYCRRKHELILVSEYMPNGSLDHYLFNHDRPTLPWPRRFAILKDIALALSYLHTEADQVVIHRDIKASNVMLDADFNGRLGDFGMSRLYDRGTDPTTTAAVGTIGYMAPELTTMGPSTVTDVYAFGVFLLEITCGRRPVEAGFSGAKRFLVQWVGECWRRSSLLDVVDPRLTEFSSQEVERVLKVGLLCANLAQEARPSMEQVVQYVNGNLALPEFWPYSPGIGVLTPTAFSQAQLMVPSLSLSSSSSNNSMFITHSLLYGSGR; this comes from the coding sequence ATGATTCGAGGATCGCTTCTGGGAATCATCTGGATGATATGTTGTGTTTGCACGTCACTCCAACAAGAGACAACGTTCGTCTACAACGGCTTCGACCAAGGAGATCATCGTATTCATCTTGACGGTGGTGCAAGAATCCTTCCAAAAAATGATGTCCTGCAACTCACGAATGAAACAACAACGCAAATAGGTCGTGCTTTCTTCGAGCAGCCTATTGAGTTCAAACCATCTGAACCAGTCTCGTTCTCAACGCATTTTGTGTGTGCGCTGGTCCGTGTAGGTGATGTGAGTGGCCACGGCATGGCCTTCTTTGTGTCTCATTCCACTGATTTCGTAGGCGCCGAACCAACTCGATTCTTCGGGCTTTTCAACGCCAATGGAGCTGCTTCGACACGTGTGTTGGCTGTTGAGCTTGATATATCCAAAGCTCCAGATGTGCTCGACATCAGTGACAATCACGTTGGGATTGATGTGAACAGTGCAAAGTCTGTGAAAGCTGAAAACGCTTCTTATTTTTCAGACAGAGAAGGTAGGAAGATAGACATGAATCTCTTGAGTGGAGATCCTATCCAGGTTTGGGTTGATTATGTAGGAACAACACTCAACGTTACAATTGCTCCTCTTGGAAACCAGAAACCAAGCCGACCTCTTGTGTCATCACCCTCCATCAATCTCACAGAGATAGTGAAAGGCAGAAGGATGTTTGTCGGGTTTTCGGGTGCAACCGGGTCCATCATGGTCAACCAGTACTTACTCGGGTGGAGTTTTAGCAAAAGCATGGGGTCGCTGCAGAAGATTGACATCTCAAAGCTTCCCAAAGTTCCTCACCCTAGCGATAAAAACAAGTCTTCATCTACGGTGCGCAATGCTCTGTTGGGTTTAATAGCTTTCTTAGTTTTGGGGCTTCTCTTTGGAGCTTATATGTATAGGAGAAACTTGTACGCCGAAGTAAGAGAGGAATGGGAGAAGGAGTATGGTCCTCTCAGGTATTCCTACAAATCTTTATACAAAGCAACAAATGGGTTCAGTAGAGATGAATTTCTTGGGAAAGGAGGTTTTGGTGAAGTCTACAAAGGAACACTCCCTCGGAACATTGAGCTGAGAGAAGTGGCTGTGAAGAAAGTATCACACGAGGGTGAGCATGGTATGAAACAGTTTGTCTCTGAGATCGTGTGCATGAGGAGTTTAAAACACCGGAGCTTGGTTCCACTTCTTGGGTATTGCAGGAGGAAACATGAGCTAATACTAGTCTCTGAGTACATGCCAAATGGTAGCCTTGATCATTACTTGTTTAATCATGATAGACCTACTCTCCCCTGGCCGAGAAGATTTGCGATTCTCAAAGACATTGCGTTGGCTCTTAGTTACTTACATACAGAAGCTGACCAAGTTGTTATACACAGAGATATCAAAGCTTCTAACGTTATGTTGGACGCAGATTTCAACGGAAGGTTGGGAGATTTTGGTATGTCGAGGTTATATGACAGAGGGACTGATCCAACCACGACAGCTGCAGTTGGAACTATTGGGTACATGGCACCTGAGCTTACAACAATGGGACCTTCCACTGTGACTGATGTATATGCATTTGGTGTTTTCTTGCTTGAAATAACTTGTGGGAGGAGACCTGTGGAGGCTGGCTTTTCGGGTGCAAAACGTTTTCTTGTCCAATGGGTTGGTGAATGCTGGAGACGGTCTTCTTTGCTTGACGTTGTGGATCCAAGGTTGACAGAATTCTCATCCCAGGAAGTGGAGAGGGTTCTGAAAGTCGGTTTGCTATGTGCAAACCTTGCTCAAGAAGCAAGACCCTCCATGGAACAAGTGGTGCAATACGTAAATGGAAACTTAGCCTTGCCAGAGTTTTGGCCATATTCTCCCGGAATTGGAGTTCTCACTCCAACGGCGTTTTCACAAGCACAGCTCATGGTCCCTTCACTCTCAttatcttcttcatcatccaaCAACTCTATGTTTATTACTCATTCACTCCTCTACGGGAGTGGACGATGA
- the LOC103845443 gene encoding L-type lectin-domain containing receptor kinase I.8, with product MAQGLDLTWMVISFLLLIHLSSQQETSFIFNGFRQGDLHVAGVAQILPGGLLQLTNTSEQKMGQAFFKQPLEFNSSESLSFSTHFACAMVRKPGVTGGNGIAFFLSPTMNLSEADATQYLGLFNTTTNMSPSSRIFAVELDTVQSAEFDDINNNHVGVNVNSLTSTVSAPAAYFSDKEGRSKSINLLSGDSIQVWVDYDGIILNVSLAPLRVQKPSQSLISTSLDLSALLQGKMFVGLSAATGQLANNHYILGWSFSRSKQSLQSLDISKLPKVPHPKKKLSPVLILLLIVLIIIVLLLLGGAYLYRRNKYAEVREEWEKEYGPHRYSYKTIYKATKGFHKDGFLGKGGFGEVYKGTLPREGDIAVKRFSHDGQRGMKQFVAEIASMGRLDHRNLVPLLGYCRRKREFFLISKYMPNGSLDQFLFRGGEESPSLPWTKRYWIVKGIASALCYLHREAAQVVLHRDIKASNVMLDSEFNGKLGDFGMARYHDHGANPTMTGAVGTVGYMAPELTSMGASTRTDVYAFGAFLLEVACGRRPVEPTAAAERQFLVKWVCECWRKKDMLKARDPKLSGESYSSRSVELVMKVGLLCTNLVPEARPEMERVVQYLEELVPLPDFEPETPGIGVLSSVMVGGSSSVVVSNGSCPATTESMFITHSIQYGEGR from the coding sequence ATGGCTCAAGGATTGGATCTGACCTGGATGGTgatctcttttcttcttctgattcatcTGTCAAGTCAACAAGAAACTAGTTTCATCTTCAACGGTTTTCGCCAGGGAGATCTTCACGTTGCTGGGGTTGCTCAGATCCTTCCCGGTGGACTACTGCAGCTGACCAACACCTCAGAGCAGAAGATGGGTCAAGCTTTCTTCAAGCAGCCCTTGGAGTTCAACTCATCTGAATCTCTCTCCTTCTCAACTCATTTCGCCTGTGCAATGGTGCGTAAACCGGGAGTAACCGGAGGAAACGGGATCGCTTTCTTCCTATCTCCCACCATGAACCTTTCGGAGGCAGATGCAACTCAGTACTTGGGACTTTTCAACACCACGACCAATATGTCTCCTTCATCTCGTATCTTCGCTGTTGAGCTTGATACTGTCCAAAGCGCGGAGTTTGATGACATCAATAACAACCATGTTGGTGTCAACGTGAACAGCCTGACCTCAACCGTATCTGCTCCAGCTGCTTACTTTTCAGACAAAGAAGGTCGGAGTAAAAGCATTAATCTCTTGAGTGGAGATTCCATCCAGGTCTGGGTGGACTACGATGGAATCATACTAAACGTTTCACTAGCCCCTCTCCGAGTTCAGAAGCCGAGTCAGAGTCTTATCTCAACATCCCTCGATCTCTCAGCACTTCTCCAAGGCAAAATGTTTGTCGGACTATCTGCAGCAACAGGGCAGTTAGCAAACAACCATTACATACTCGGTTGGAGTTTCAGCAGAAGCAAACAGTCACTACAAAGCCTAGACATCTCCAAACTTCCCAAAGTTCCTCACCCCAAGAAAAAACTCTCCCCGGTGCTGATCCTTCTCTTGATTGTACTCATAATAATAGTCTTGTTACTCCTCGGAGGAGCTTACCTCTACAGGAGAAACAAGTACGCAGAAGTAAGAGAGGAATGGGAGAAAGAGTACGGTCCACACCGTTACTCTTACAAAACCATCTACAAAGCAACAAAAGGGTTCCACAAAGATGGGTTTCTCGGCAAAGGAGGGTTCGGAGAAGTCTACAAAGGAACTCTCCCTCGCGAAGGAGACATAGCAGTGAAGAGATTCTCACACGACGGACAACGAGGGATGAAGCAGTTCGTGGCAGAGATAGCAAGCATGGGGAGATTAGACCACAGGAACTTAGTCCCGCTCCTCGGCTACTGCAGGAGAAAACGCGAGTTCTTCCTCATCTCCAAGTACATGCCCAACGGAAGCCTAGACCAGTTCTTGTTCcgaggaggagaagaatcaCCATCTCTCCCTTGGACCAAACGTTATTGGATTGTAAAAGGAATAGCGTCAGCGCTCTGTTACTTACACAGAGAAGCCGCACAAGTTGTTCTCCACAGAGACATCAAAGCTTCGAACGTGATGCTCGACTCAGAGTTCAACGGGAAGCTGGGAGACTTCGGTATGGCTAGGTACCACGACCACGGAGCTAACCCGACCATGACGGGAGCTGTGGGAACCGTGGGATACATGGCTCCGGAGCTGACCTCGATGGGAGCTTCGACAAGAACCGACGTGTACGCGTTCGGAGCGTTCTTGCTCGAAGTAGCTTGCGGGAGGAGACCCGTGGAGCCTACCGCGGCGGCGGAGAGGCAGTTTCTTGTGAAGTGGGTTTGTGAGTGCTGGAGGAAGAAGGATATGCTCAAGGCTCGTGATCCTAAACTGAGCGGCGAGTCTTATTCGTCTCGGTCTGTGGAGTTGGTGATGAAAGTGGGGTTGCTGTGCACGAATCTTGTACCGGAAGCGAGGCCGGAGATGGAGAGAGTTGTGCAGTATCTTGAAGAGCTGGTTCCGTTGCCGGACTTTGAACCGGAGACGCCGGGGATTGGGGTGCTTAGTTCGGTTATGGTGGGAGGAAGCTCGTCGGTGGTGGTGTCTAACGGTTCGTGTCCGGCGACGACTGAGTCTATGTTTATTACTCACTCGATTCAGTACGGAGAAGGACGATGA
- the LOC103846172 gene encoding glutathione S-transferase T3-like, translated as MASSPSFVNLLASQGSVDLDSVETPLFSSQCPEESSVKERRKWTVKDDIILIGAWLNTSKDSIVSNEQKAGAFWKRIVDYYNSSPLLVGTVPRELGQCKQRWARITDLVCKFAGCYDMALREQRSGQNENDVMKQALDIFYSDQNMKFNLEHAWRELRHDVKWCATYLEKDKDKRKPGDSPVPEPEERPIGVKAAKAAGKRLKTGKEEELAKLQGLLETKKLISKQSLLESLLAKPEPLSEMELALKMKLLSEMLS; from the coding sequence ATGGCAAGTTCCCCTAGTTTTGTTAACCTCTTAGCAAGTCAAGGATCAGTCGACCTTGACTCAGTAGAAACTCCTTTGTTTAGTAGCCAATGTCCTGAAGAGTCTAGTGTTAAAGAGAGGAGAAAGTGGACTGTGAAGGATGATATAATTCTCATTGGTGCTTGGCTCAACACCAGCAAAGATTCAATAGTTAGTAATGAACAAAAAGCTGGTGCCTTCTGGAAGAGGATTGTCGACTATTACAACTCCAGTCCTCTCCTGGTTGGGACAGTGCCAAGAGAACTAGGTCAATGCAAGCAAAGATGGGCTAGGATCACTGATTTAGTCTGTAAGTTTGCTGGATGCTACGACATGGCACTGAGGGAGCAGAGAAGCGGGCAGAATGAGAATGATGTGATGAAGCAAGCGTTGGATATCTTCTACAGTGACCAGAACATGAAGTTCAACTTGGAACATGCCTGGCGGGAGCTTAGGCACGATGTTAAATGGTGCGCAACGTATCTGGAGAAGGACAAGGATAAGCGAAAACCAGGGGATTCTCCAGTTCCAGAGCCAGAAGAGAGACCTATAGGGGTTAAAGCTGCTAAGGCTGCGGGGAAGAGGCTTAAAAcgggaaaagaagaagaattggcGAAGCTACAAGGACTGTTGGAGACGAAAAAACTAATCTCCAAGCAAAGTTTGCTAGAAAGTTTGCTTGCAAAGCCCGAGCCTCTCTCTGAGATGGAATTAGCTCTCAAAATGAAACTTTTATCTGAAATGTTGTCCTGA
- the LOC103845445 gene encoding L-type lectin-domain containing receptor kinase I.9: MHRFVFREDLHIRSRLSVSSSAMARWLLHILIISSLHLVSLSSQQETRFVYEGFSSQEDLYLDASAKVLPKGLLQLTNDSDHKIGRAFYKKPIQFSSFSTHFVCALVPKPGKEGGHGLTFLVSSSLDFSHAQDSRFLGAFNASANGSQALAVELDTIWNPEYKDTKGRNHVGIDVNNPVSVAVAPASYYSDKKGRNENMTLLSGKPIHVWVDYDGTMLSVWIAPLKVQKPSRPLLSQPISLSKIFPNSSKLFVGFSAATGNAVSGHYILWWSFSTGRGSPHGLDISKLPKVPHPKAPRKNLPPWIIALVVCVAVAVLAFLAGVYVRRRKKYSEVSETWEKEFDAHRFSYKSLYKATKGFSKDEFLGKGGFGEVYRGDLPQGREIAVKRVLHNGDEGVKQFVAEVVSMECLKHRNLVPLFGYCRRKRELLLVSEYMPNGSLDEHLFDETKPVLPWSQRLVVVKGIASALWYLHTAADQVVLHRDVKASNIMLDAEFNGRLGDFGMARFHDHGGDAATTAAVGTVGYMAPELITMGASTATDVYAFGVFMLEVACGRRPVEPQLQPEKRHMIKWVCECWKKDALLDATDPRLGDEFSPEEVEMVMKLGLLCSNIVPESRPTMEQVVLYLNNNLPLPDFSPYTVGIGTFAPVLVDAASLVVSSASWSWSAPSMSSSSANHSPYAGQSTDQPWGQTIETKNSLHIVSEAEKPKTQTF; the protein is encoded by the coding sequence ATGCATCGCTTTGTGTTCAGAGAAGATCTACACATCAGATCCAGACTCTCTGTTTCATCATCAGCAATGGCTCGTTGGCTGCTTCACATCCTGATTATCTCCTCTCTTCATCTTGTTTCTCTATCAAGTCAACAAGAGACCAGGTTTGTCTATGAAGGTTTTAGCTCCCAAGAAGATCTTTATCTAGACGCTTCTGCCAAAGTGCTTCCCAAAGGATTACTGCAGCTGACAAACGATTCAGATCATAAAATAGGCCGGGCATTCTACAAGAAACCAATTCAGTTCAGTTCCTTCTCAACACATTTCGTGTGTGCTCTGGTGCCTAAGCCAGGTAAAGAAGGCGGCCATGGTCTTACCTTTTTAGTATCTTCTTCTCTGGATTTCTCGCACGCACAAGATTCAAGATTCTTGGGGGCTTTCAACGCGTCAGCAAATGGATCTCAGGCTCTTGCTGTTGAGCTCGACACTATATGGAACCCAGAGTACAAAGACACCAAAGGTAGGAATCACGTGGGGATTGATGTGAACAATCCTGTATCTGTCGCAGTAGCTCCGGCGTCTTACTATTCCGACAAGAAAGGGAGAAACGAAAACATGACCCTCTTGAGTGGGAAGCCTATACATGTCTGGGTGGATTATGACGGCACTATGCTCAGTGTATGGATCGCACCTCTTAAAGTCCAGAAGCCAAGTCGGCCTCTTTTGTCGCAACCAATCAGCCTTTCAAAGATTTTTCCTAATAGTTCCAAACTGTTTGTTGGCTTCTCTGCTGCAACAGGGAACGCAGTGAGTGGTCACTATATTCTTTGGTGGAGTTTCAGCACAGGCAGAGGATCGCCTCATGGTCTTGACATCTCAAAACTTCCTAAAGTTCCTCATCCTAAAGCTCCACGTAAGAATCTACCTCCTTGGATTATTGCTCTGGTTGTTTGTGTGGCTGTTGCGGTTTTGGCTTTTCTTGCTGGAGTTTATGTCCGCAGGAGGAAGAAGTATTCTGAAGTTTCTGAAACATGGGAGAAGGAGTTTGATGCACATCGGTTCTCTTACAAGTCCTTGTACAAAGCAACAAAGGGTTTCAGTAAAGATGAGTTCCTCGGAAAAGGAGGCTTTGGGGAAGTCTATAGAGGAGATCTTCCGCAAGGCAGAGAAATAGCAGTGAAGAGAGTGTTACATAATGGTGATGAAGGTGTGAAGCAATTTGTGGCTGAAGTGGTGAGCATGGAATGTCTGAAACACAGGAATCTTGTTCCACTTTTTGGGTATTGCAGGAGGAAGCGGGAACTTCTTCTTGTCTCGGAGTACATGCCCAACGGTAGCCTTGACGAGCATTTGTTTGATGAGACGAAACCGGTTCTTCCTTGGTCACAGAGACTTGTGGTTGTTAAAGGAATCGCGTCTGCTCTGTGGTACCTCCATACAGCTGCTGACCAAGTTGTTCTGCACCGAGATGTCAAAGCTTCAAACATTATGTTGGACGCTGAGTTCAATGGTAGGTTAGGGGATTTTGGCATGGCTAGGTTTCATGACCACGGAGGCGATGCAGCCACAACAGCTGCTGTGGGAACAGTAGGGTACATGGCACCTGAGCTAATCACAATGGGAGCTTCCACTGCAACTGATGTTTACGCCTTTGGTGTTTTCATGCTTGAAGTAGCATGTGGGAGAAGACCAGTGGAACCGCAGTTGCAACCTGAGAAACGACATATGATCAAATGGGTTTGCGAGTGTTGGAAGAAGGATGCTTTGCTCGATGCCACTGATCCAAGACTGGGAGATGAGTTCTCACCAGAGGAAGTTGAGATGGTTATGAAACTCGGTCTGCTCTGTTCAAATATCGTGCCAGAGTCTAGGCCTACGATGGAACAAGTGGTCTTGTACCTAAACAACAACCTGCCTTTGCCAGATTTCTCACCATATACTGTGGGGATCGGCACATTTGCTCCGGTTCTGGTTGATGCAGCTTCCCTGGTAGTCTCATCAGCTTCATGGAGTTGGTCAGCACCCTCGATGTCTTCATCTTCTGCAAACCACTCACCTTACGCTGGTCAGTCAACAGATCAGCCTTGGGGACAGACAATAGAGACTAAGAACTCTCTTCACATAGTTTCAGAAGCGGAGAAGCCTAAGACTCAGACTTTCTAA
- the LOC103845441 gene encoding L-type lectin-domain containing receptor kinase I.7-like, with amino-acid sequence MFPMIRGALLGIIWMTYCVCMSFQQETTFVFNGFNQGDHRLHLDGSARILLKKDVLQLTNATTTQMGRAFFEQPIDFKPSEPVSFSTHFVCALVRAAEAGGHGMAFFVSHSTDFKGAQPTRYFGLFNPNGPASTRVLAVELDITKTLDVLDINDNHVGIDVNSPKSVVSAKASYFSDKEGRKIDMKLLSGDPIQVWVDYEGTTLNVSLAPLGNQKPSRPLLSSTSINLTEIVQGRRMFVGFSGSTGSSVVNQYVLGWSFSKSMASLQKIDVSKLPKVPHPSNKNKFKSLVFDALLGLLALFVLGILFGAYMYRRNLYAEVREEWENVYGPLRYSYKSLYKATKGFSRNEFLGRGGFGEVYKGTLPRSIELREVAVKKVAHEGEQGMKQFVAEIVCMKSLKHRSLVPLLGYCRRKHELLLVSEYMPNGSLDGYLFNDDKPTLPWWRRFAILKDIALALTYLHTEADQVVIHRDIKASNVLLDAEFNGRLGDFGMSRLYERGADPTTTEAVGTFGYMAPDLTTMGPSTGTDVYAFGVFLLEVTCGRRPVEPHLPAAKRFLIKWVCECWRRSSLLDAIDPKLTEFSSREVERVLKVGLLCANLVPDARPSMEQVVQYINGNLGMPEFWPDSPGIGALIPTAFSQLPSLSLSSSSSHNSMFITHSLLDGSGR; translated from the coding sequence ATGTTCCCAATGATTCGAGGAGCGCTTTTGGGAATCATCTGGATGACATATTGTGTTTGCATGTCATTCCAACAAGAGACGACGTTCGTCTTCAACGGCTTCAACCAAGGAGACCATCGTCTTCACCTTGACGGTAGTGCAAGAATCCTTCTCAAAAAAGACGTCCTGCAGCTGACGAATGCCACGACAACGCAAATGGGTCGTGCTTTCTTCGAGCAGCCTATTGACTTCAAACCGTCTGAACCAGTCTCGTTCTCGACGCATTTTGTGTGCGCGCTTGTCCGTGCAGCTGAAGCTGGAGGCCACGGCATGGCGTTTTTTGTGTCTCATTCCACTGACTTCAAAGGCGCTCAACCGACTCGATACTTTGGGCTTTTCAACCCAAACGGACCTGCTTCCACACGTGTGTTGGCTGTTGAGCTTGATATAACTAAAACTCTAGATGTGCTTGACATCAATGATAATCATGTTGGGATTGACGTGAACAGCCCAAAGTCTGTGGTATCTGCTAAAGCTTCTTATTTCTCCGACAAAGAAGGTCGGAAGATAGACATGAAGCTCTTGAGTGGCGATCCTATCCAGGTTTGGGTGGATTATGAAGGAACAACACTCAATGTTTCATTGGCTCCTCTTGGTAACCAGAAACCAAGCCGACCTCTTTTGTCATCAACATCCATCAATCTTACCGAGATTGTTCAAGGTAGAAGAATGTTTGTCGGGTTTTCTGGTTCGACCGGGTCAAGCGTGGTCAACCAGTACGTACTCGGGTGGAGTTTTAGCAAAAGCATGGCGTCGCTGCAGAAGATTGACGTCTCAAAGCTTCCCAAAGTTCCTCATCCTAGCAATAAAAACAAGTTTAAATCTCTGGTGTTTGATGCTCTGTTGGGTTTACTAGCTTTGTTTGTTTTGGGGATTCTCTTTGGAGCTTATATGTATAGAAGAAACCTGTACGCCGAAGTGAGAGAGGAATGGGAAAATGTGTATGGTCCACTCAGGTATTCTTACAAGTCTCTATACAAAGCAACAAAAGGGTTTAGTAGAAATGAGTTTCTTGGGAGAGGAGGTTTTGGTGAAGTCTACAAAGGAACACTCCCCCGGAGCATTGAGCTGAGAGAAGTGGCTGTCAAGAAAGTAGCACATGAAGGTGAGCAAGGTATGAAGCAATTTGTGGCTGAGATCGTGTGCATGAAGAGTTTAAAACACCGGAGCTTAGTTCCACTTCTTGGGTATTGCAGGAGGAAACATGAGTTATTGTTGGTTTCTGAGTACATGCCAAATGGTAGCCTTGATGGTTACTTGTTTAATGATGATAAACCGACTCTCCCCTGGTGGAGAAGATTTGCCATTCTCAAAGACATAGCGTTAGCTCTTACTTACTTACATACAGAAGCTGACCAAGTTGTTATACACAGAGATATCAAAGCTTCTAATGTGTTGTTGGACGCAGAGTTTAATGGAAGGTTGGGAGATTTTGGTATGTCCAGGTTGTATGAAAGAGGAGCTGATCCAACCACAACAGAAGCAGTTGGAACTTTTGGTTACATGGCACCTGATCTTACAACAATGGGACCTTCCACTGGAACTGATGTATATGCCTTTGGTGTTTTCTTGCTTGAAGTAACCTGTGGGAGGAGACCTGTTGAGCCTCACTTGCCTGCTGCAAAACGTTTTCTGATCAAATGGGTTTGTGAATGCTGGAGACGGTCCTCTTTGCTTGATGCTATAGATCCAAAGCTGACAGAGTTCTCATCCCGAGAAGTCGAGAGGGTTTTGAAAGTCGGGTTGCTATGTGCAAACCTTGTTCCAGATGCAAGACCGTCCATGGAACAAGTGGTGCAATACATAAACGGAAACCTAGGGATGCCTGAGTTTTGGCCAGATTCTCCCGGAATTGGAGCTCTCATTCCAACGGCGTTTTCACAGCTCCCTTCACTATCACTGTCTTCTTCCTCATCCCACAACTCAATGTTTATTACTCATTCACTCCTCGATGGGAGTGGACGATGA
- the LOC103845444 gene encoding putative nuclease HARBI1 isoform X1, which yields MADEVDRRLNAALDEAIDEYFEDSYNNILENQTKKQKKRAYVERNREDGHNRLWKDYFCDDPTFPAHLFRRRFRMNKEVFMRIVDRLSENIPFFQQKRDAVGRLGLSPLQKCTAALRMLAYGCAADAVDEYLRLGESTALSCLSNFTEGVIDWFGPEYLRRPTPDDLQRLLDIGEIRGFPGMIGSIDCMHWEWKSCPTAWKGQYTRGSGKPTIVLEAVASQDLWIWHAFFGPPGTLNDINVLDRSPVFDDILQGRAPRVQYVVNGHQYDLAYYLTDGIYPKWSTFIESISLPQGPKAELFAKVQEATRKDVERAFGVLQARFAIVKNPAILWDKKQIGMVMRTCIILHNMIVENERDGYTQFDTSAFEEGDSSRSSQVDMSYSTDMPSNLGNMLGVRSHVHDRRTHEQLKNDLIHNIWNKFGNDEDV from the coding sequence ATGGCAGATGAAGTCGATCGAAGATTAAATGCGGCTTTGGATGAGGCTATCGATGAATATTTTGAAGATAGCTACAACAACATTTTGGAGAaccaaacaaagaaacaaaagaaacgtGCATACGTCGAAAGAAACCGCGAGGATGGCCATAACCGTCTATGGAAAGACTACTTTTGTGATGATCCGACGTTTCCGGCTCATTTATTCAGACGGCGTTTTCGCATGAACAAGGAAGTATTCATGCGTATTGTCGATCGCCTATCTGAAAATATTCCATTCTTTCAACAAAAAAGGGATGCTGTCGGAAGGTTAGGACTATCTCCTTTACAAAAGTGTACGGCAGCTCTTCGTATGCTTGCTTATGGTTGTGCAGCTGACGCTGttgacgaatatctccgacttggtgaAAGCACAGCACTTTCGTGTTTAAGCAATTTCACTGAAGGCGTAATAGATTGGTTTGGACCTGAGTATCTACGAAGACCCACCCCAGACGATCTTCAACGACTACTCGATATTGGAGAGATACGCGGTTTTCCAGGGATGATAggaagcatcgactgtatgcattgggagtggaaaagttgcccaaccgcttggaaaggacaaTATACACGGGGATCAGGaaagccgacaattgtcttGGAGGCTGTAgcttcacaagatctttggatatggcacgcttTTTTTGGTCCCCCAGGTACtttaaacgatattaacgtCCTCGATCGgtctcctgtttttgatgacattttacaaGGTCGAGCTCCAAGGGTACAGTACGTGGTCAACGGACACCAGTATGATTTGGCGTACTACCTCACCGACGGCATATATCCGaaatggtcaacatttatcgAATCTATCTCACTCCCTCAAGGTCCTAAAGCCGAGTTATTTGCTAAAGTTCAAGAAGCAACCAGAAAAGATGTAgaacgggcttttggagtattgcaagcTCGGTTTGCAATTGTGAAAAACCCGGCTATTTTGTGGGACAAGAAACAAATAGGGATGGTTATGCGAACATGTATCATActgcacaatatgatagtagaaAATGAACGGGATGGCTATACTCAGTTTGATACATCTGCGTTTGAAGAAGGAGACTCGAGTAGAAGTTCACAGGTGGATATGTCATATTCTACCGACATGCCTTCAAATCTCGGTAATATGCTTGGCGTACGGAGTCATGTTCATGATAGGCGTACACATGAACAATTAAAAAATGATCTGATTCACAATATTTGGAACAAATTTGGTAATGATGAAGATGTTTAA
- the LOC103845444 gene encoding uncharacterized protein LOC103845444 isoform X2 yields the protein MEEELRDMKARKAHYDMLHFVADAQQGIPKLCPCGSITKESVDEEDTYDYLPGKRYFICKDFENDGMHFRQPWVMGVQQEVERLKIRVHEHEKLLRECDELKAQVRMLLRRVSDLERVV from the exons ATGGAGGAAGAACTGCGAGATATGAAGGCACGCAAAGCACACTACGACATGCTCCATTTCGTTGCAGACGCGCAACAAGGGATTCCCAAACTGTGCCCCTGTGGATCAATCACGAAGGAATCCGTGGATGAAGAGGATACATATGACTACCTCCCAGGGAAAAGATACTTCATCTGCAAAGACTTCGAG AATGACGGGATGCATTTTAGGCAGCCATGGGTTATGGGTGTGCAACAAGAGGTAGAGAGGCTCAAAATAAGGGTTCACGAGCATGAGAAGCTTCTCAGGGAATGCGACGAACTGAAG GCCCAGGTGAGGATGCTGCTTAGGCGTGTGTCTGACCTTGAGAGAGTCGTCTGA